The sequence GTGTCGGCCAGGTCCTTGAGCGGCGGCGCGAACAGCAGCGCGACCCGCTCGGCGCCGGGCAGCAGCCGCGGCGGCGGATCGAGCAGGTCTCGTCCCACGAGCACGTCGTACGGCCGCTCGCCGCCGACCGGAATCCGGGTCACCTCGTCCATCGCAGGGGAGCCTAGTGCAGCCGGCAGCGTCGCGAAGGCGCTCGTCCACCTGGTGGCAAGCGACATTGCCGGCGACCGGGTACGTTCAGCTCGTAAGGGCCGGACGTAGGGCGAAGCGGACCGGGCCCACGACGGCGGAGGTTCCCCATGGCCACCACGACCATCGACGGCGCCGACATCCGGCTGCCCGCCACCATCCTCGGCGTCGGGCTCGGCGGCTTCGCCGACGGCATCGTCCTGCACCAGGTGCTCCAGTGGCACCACCTGCTCAGCAGCACCGACACGGACAACGTCGGGATCCGGGCGTATCCGGTGGACACCGTCTCCGGCCTTGAGATGAACACTCTCTGGGACGGCATCTTCCACGTGGTCACCTGGGTGGCGGTGCTCACCGGGCTGGCCCTGCTCTACGCCCGGGTGACCCGGTCCCGCGGCCGACTCTGGCGCTCCCCGGCGCTGTGGGGCTGGGCGCTGCTGGGCTGGGGCCTGTTCAACCTGGTCGAGGGGCTCGTCGACCACCACCTGCTGGGCATCCACCACGTGCACGGCGGCCCCCACCAGACGGCCTGGGACGTCGGCTTCCTGCTGTTCGGCGCGGCGCTGATCGCGGTGGGCTGGGCGGTGCAGCGCCGCGCCGGCTCGGTGGACACCTGCGCCGACCGGCGATGACCGGGCAGCACGGCGACGGAGTCGGCCCGCTGCTGCTCGTACCGCTGCTGGTCTTCTGGGTCTACCTGGCCGCGGCGCTGCGTCAGCGCGAACCGGGGCGCGGCGGCTGGAGCCACTGGCGTACCGCGAGCTTCGGTGCGGGCGCCGCGCTGCTCGCGGTGGCCGCGGTGCTGCCCGGCCACGACCTGGTCGTTCACATGTGTCGGCACCTGCTGGTCGGGATGCTGGCGCCGCTCGGGCTGGTGCTCGGCGCGCCCGGCACCCTCGCGCTGCGCACGGTGCGCCGCGACGTCGGGCGGGCGGCGCTGCGGGTGCTGCGCCACCCGGTCCCGCGGCTGGCCACCCACCCGATCACCGGCCTGCTGCTCACCGCCGGCGGGCTCTACCTGCTGCACCTGACCCCGCTCTACCGGGCCACCCTGGCCCATCCGGGGCTGCACGGCCTGGTGCTGCTGCACTTCCTGGCCAGCGGATACCTCTTCACCTGGGCGATCGCCGGCTCCGACCCGGGGCCGCACCGCCCCGGGGTACCGCTACGGCTGGTCGTGCTGGGGCTGTCGGTGGCCGCGCACGCCACCCTGGCCCAGCTCATGTACGCCGGCCTGGTCGACACCGCCGCGCCGGTGGCGCAGCTGCGGACGGCGGCGACGCTGATGTACTACGGCGGCGACCTGGCCGAGATCCTGCTCGCCCTCGCCCTGCTGGTCACCTGGCGGCCGGTGGCCCGGCGCGCCCCGTCCGAGCCGACGCCGTCGCCGGCCTGAACCGGGACCCCGGCCGCCGGTCCTGCCGGCGCCACCACTCCCGCCCGCGCCACCGGTCCCGGTCGGCGCGGGCTTTGCCGGGTCCTGGTTCGTCAGCCGGATGGTGGGGCGGGGCCGGGCCGGTCGGCCCAGCCGGCCAGCCGGGTCGCATGGGCGCGGACGGCGTCGCGCAGCGCGTCCGGGCGGAGCACGGTGAACGGCCAGCCGAGCCCGGCGAGCAGCTGCGCCATCCCGTCGAGGTGCTCGGCGCGGGTCCGGAGCAGCACCCCGCCGGCGACCTCGGCGAGATCGCCGACGCTGGGCGGGATGCGGCGTCGGGCGGCGACCAGATCGGTCTCCAGCAGCACCTCGACGGAGTGCGCGTACGGCACGCCGGCCAGCGAGCGGGTCACCTGGGCCACCGGGTCGAAGTCGTCCGGCGCGGTGAACCTCTCCGGGCCGGTGCTGACCGCGCCGATCCGGTCCAGCCGGAAGGTGCGTACCTCGTGCCGGAGGTGGTCGTATCCGGTGACATACCAGCGGCCGGCGTGGAAGACCAGCCCGTACGGGTCGAGCTGCCGCCGCGACGGGTCACCCCGCCAGGAGCGGTAGTCCAGCGTCACCCGGCGCCGCTGCCGAGTGGCTGAGCCGAGGGTCAGCAGCGTGCCGGTGGCCGGGCGCAGCGCCGGGTCGGCGCGGCGCAGCGTGAAGCCGAGGTGGTCCTGGACGGCGGCGAGCCGCTCCGCGAGGGGGGCCGGTAGGACCCGCCGGATCTTGGCCAGGGCGGTGGCGGTGGCCGGCGCCTCGGTGCCCAGCCCCAACCGTTCCGCCGCGACCAGGCCGAGCAGCACCGCGACCGCCTCGTCGTCGGTGAGCATCAGCGGCGGCAGCTTGTAGCCCGGGCGCAGCCGGTAGCCGCCGTACCGGCCGCGTTCGGCGGTGACCGGGATGCCGAGGTCGAGCAGGGTGGCGGCGTACCGGCGCACGGTGCGCTCGTCGACGCGCAGCCGGTCGGCCAGGTCGACGCCGGTGAGCCGGTGGTGGCTCTGGAGCAGTTCGAGCATCGCGAGCACCCGACCGGCGGGATGTGACACGGGCCACCTCGCAATACCGGGCGTGAACTGTCCGGATTCCAGCCTACGGTGTCCGTGGACATCGAGACGAGGGAGATCCGAGATGGCGACGTTCGTGCTGGTGCCGGGGTTCTGGCTGGGCGGCTGGGCGTGGCGGGAGGTGACCGCCGACCTGCGCCGGCGCGGCCACGACGTGTACGCGGTGACGCTGACCGGGGTGGCCGACCGGGCCCACCTGGCCGGGCCGGAGGTGGGCCCGGAGACGCACACCAGCGACCTCACCGCGCTGATCGAGGCGGAGGAACTGCGCGACGTGGTGCTGGTCGGGCACTCCGGCGGCGGGATGCCGGTGACCCAGGCGGCCGACCGGATGCCGGACCGGATCGCCCGGGTGGTCTACGTGGAGAGCGGGCCGCTGCCCGACGGGGTGTCCCAGTTCGACGCCAACCCGCCGGAGGAGCAGGAGCGGCTGCGCGCGCGGATCGGCGACGGGCACCTGCTGCCGCCGCCGGCCTGGGAGCCGGCCGAGGACCCGCAGAACCTGGCCGGTCTGGACGACGGCGCGCTGGCCCTGCTGCGGCGCCGGTCCACCGGGCACCCGCTGGGGGCGGCGACCGACCCGGTGCGGCGTACCGGTGGCCGGCCGGTGCCGACCGCGCTGGTGGCGTGCACCTTCCCGGTGGAGGTGGTCACCGCGATGATCGCCGAGGGTCACCCGTTCTTCGCCGGTCTCGCCGGCGCCGAGCTGCACGGGCTGCCGACCGGTCACTGGCCGATGCTGAGCGAGCCGAAGGCCCTGGCCGACCTGCTCGAGACCATCGCCCGGGGCTGACCGCCGGCCGGGTCAGGGCTTGAGCAGGGCGACGATCTCGGCGGCCAGCTCCGGCGGGGTGCGCCCGTCGGTGACCACGGTCGCGGTCGCCACCTCGGCGTAGAGCGGGCGGCGCTGGTCCATCAGGTGCTTGAGGGTGGCCCGCGGGTTGATCGCGAGCAGCGGCCGGCCGGCGCCGAGCCCGACCCGCTTCACCGCGTCGGGCAGCTCCACCGACAGGTGCACCACGGTGTGCCCGACCAGCGCGGCGCGGTTCTCCTCGGCGAGGACCGCGCCGCCGCCGAGGGCGAGCACCCCGCCGTGCGAGGCCAGCGCCGCCGCCACCGCCGCCCGTTCGAGGGTACGGAAGTGCGCCTCCCCCTCGTCGATGAAGATCTCCGGGATCGGCTTGCCGGCCAGACGCTCGATGTCGGCGTCGGTGTCCCGGAACTCGACCCCGAGCAGTGCCGCCAGCTCCACGCCGACGGTGGTCTTGCCGGAGCCGGGCGCCCCGACCAGCACGCAGACCGGCTTCGTCACCGGATCTCCTTGTCGTTCGCGACTGCGGGGCTCCGCTCCGCTGCACTCCTCGCGCTCACCGGATCACCAGCGCGTCGAGGTACCCGGCGAGGTTGCGGCGGATCTCCGCCACCGAGTCGCCGCCGAACTTCTCGGTGGCCGCCTCGGCCAGCACCAGCGCCACCATCGCCTCGGCGACCACGGCGGCGGCCGGCACGGCGCAGACGTCCGAGCGCTGGTTGATGGCGGTGGCCGGCTCGCCGGTGGTCACGTCGACCGTGGCGAGGGCCCGGTTCAGCGAGGAGATCGGCTTCATCGCGGCCTTCACCCGCAGCGGCTCACCGGTGGTGATGCCGCCCTCCAGGCCGCCGGCCCGGTCCGTGACCCGGCGGACGCCGGTCGCGGTCGGCATGATCTCGTCGTGCGCCTCGGAGCCGCGGGAGCGGGCCTGCTGCCAGCCGTCGCCGATCTCCACGCCCTTGATCGCCTGGATGGACATCAGCGCGGTGGCCAGCCGGGCGTCGAGCTTGCGGTCCCACTGCACGTGGCTGCCCAGGCCCGGCGGCACCCCGTACGCCAGCACCTCGACCACGCCGCCGAGCGTGTCGGCGGCCTTCTTCGCGGCGTCGACCTCGGCCACCATCCGGGCGCTGGCCTCCGGGTCGAGGCAGCGCAGCGGGTCGGCGTCGATCCGCTCGGCGTCCTCCGGCCGGGGCCGCAGACCCGGCTTGGCGGCGACCGGGCCGAGCTCCACCACGTGCGAGACGATCTCGATGCCGAGGGCCTGCTTCACCAGCGCCTTCGCCACCGTGCCGACGGCCACCCGGGCGGCGGTCTCCCGCGCGCTGGCCCGCTCCAGGATCGGCCGCGCGTCGGTGTGGCCGTACTTCTGCATGCCGGCCAGGTCGGCGTGGCCCGGCCGGGGGCGGGTCAGCGGGGCGTTGCGGGCCTGCCGGGCCAGCTCGTCGGGGTCCACCGGGTCGGCGGCCATCACGGTCTGCCACTTCGGCCACTCGGAGTTGCCGACCCGGATGGCGACCGGGCTGCCCAGCGTGACGCCGTGCCGCAGGCCACCGATGACCTCGACCTCGTCCCGCTCGAACGACATCCGGGCGCCCCGGCCGTAGCCGAGCCGGCGCCGGGCCAGCTCGTCGGAGATCTCCCGGGTGGTCACCTCGATCCCGGCGGGCACCCCCTCGAGCATCGCGACGAGGGCGGGTCCGTGGGATTCACCTGCAGTCAGCCAGCGCAACACAGCGCTCAGTCTGTCACGGTCGGTCGCCGCCCCGACGTGCCGCCCGGCGCGTCCCGCCCTGCGGACGCGGACGTCCGCCGGGCGGGTCACCGGCGGCCGGTCAGGCCGTCCGGACCGCGATGATCGACTTGGTCAGGCCGAGCATCCGCTCGGCCCGGATGGTCGAGTCGGGAAAGAGGTAGCGCATCTCGGCCCGACCGATCAGCTCGGTGGTGAGCACCTGCTTCATGGCCTGCTCCCAGGACTTGCCCGGGGTGTAGGCCAGCGGCCACCTGCGGGCCACCGCCACCCGGGCCGGCACCGGCAGGAACTGCATGCCGGGCGCCACCCAGTGCGGCTCCACCGGGAAGTACCGGTACGGGGTCTGCACCCAGTGCCGGGGAGCGAGCGTCCGGATCGCCTCGGCCATCCGGCGGCGCCGCTCGTGCCCGCCCACGTGCTCCAGCACGCTGTTGCTGAACACCAGGTCGTAGCGGCGGCTCAGGATGGCCGGGGGGAGCTCGCAGGCGTCGACGTGGTCGGCCTCCACCCAGTCGGGCAGCTCCGCCGGCAGCGGCTCCAGGTTGACCACGTGCACGTGCTTCGGGCGTACCGGCACCTTTGACCAGCTGTCGACCCGGCCGCCGAGGTCCAGCACGGACATCTGGGCGAGGTCGGGGAACGTCTCCGACAGCCAGAGCGCCCGCTTCGCCCGGCGCTTCGCACCGTACGAGTCCGGGGAGTCGACCAGACGGAAGCGCAGCGCGTTCAGGGAACTCCGGCGGCGTGCCGCCGGGTTGTCGTCGTTGGTCCGGGTCCCGCTCGCCACGGTCAGCTCCCC comes from Micromonospora purpureochromogenes and encodes:
- a CDS encoding DUF2243 domain-containing protein; amino-acid sequence: MATTTIDGADIRLPATILGVGLGGFADGIVLHQVLQWHHLLSSTDTDNVGIRAYPVDTVSGLEMNTLWDGIFHVVTWVAVLTGLALLYARVTRSRGRLWRSPALWGWALLGWGLFNLVEGLVDHHLLGIHHVHGGPHQTAWDVGFLLFGAALIAVGWAVQRRAGSVDTCADRR
- a CDS encoding cytochrome c oxidase assembly protein; the encoded protein is MTGQHGDGVGPLLLVPLLVFWVYLAAALRQREPGRGGWSHWRTASFGAGAALLAVAAVLPGHDLVVHMCRHLLVGMLAPLGLVLGAPGTLALRTVRRDVGRAALRVLRHPVPRLATHPITGLLLTAGGLYLLHLTPLYRATLAHPGLHGLVLLHFLASGYLFTWAIAGSDPGPHRPGVPLRLVVLGLSVAAHATLAQLMYAGLVDTAAPVAQLRTAATLMYYGGDLAEILLALALLVTWRPVARRAPSEPTPSPA
- a CDS encoding helix-turn-helix transcriptional regulator, which gives rise to MSHPAGRVLAMLELLQSHHRLTGVDLADRLRVDERTVRRYAATLLDLGIPVTAERGRYGGYRLRPGYKLPPLMLTDDEAVAVLLGLVAAERLGLGTEAPATATALAKIRRVLPAPLAERLAAVQDHLGFTLRRADPALRPATGTLLTLGSATRQRRRVTLDYRSWRGDPSRRQLDPYGLVFHAGRWYVTGYDHLRHEVRTFRLDRIGAVSTGPERFTAPDDFDPVAQVTRSLAGVPYAHSVEVLLETDLVAARRRIPPSVGDLAEVAGGVLLRTRAEHLDGMAQLLAGLGWPFTVLRPDALRDAVRAHATRLAGWADRPGPAPPSG
- a CDS encoding alpha/beta fold hydrolase; the protein is MATFVLVPGFWLGGWAWREVTADLRRRGHDVYAVTLTGVADRAHLAGPEVGPETHTSDLTALIEAEELRDVVLVGHSGGGMPVTQAADRMPDRIARVVYVESGPLPDGVSQFDANPPEEQERLRARIGDGHLLPPPAWEPAEDPQNLAGLDDGALALLRRRSTGHPLGAATDPVRRTGGRPVPTALVACTFPVEVVTAMIAEGHPFFAGLAGAELHGLPTGHWPMLSEPKALADLLETIARG
- a CDS encoding shikimate kinase encodes the protein MTKPVCVLVGAPGSGKTTVGVELAALLGVEFRDTDADIERLAGKPIPEIFIDEGEAHFRTLERAAVAAALASHGGVLALGGGAVLAEENRAALVGHTVVHLSVELPDAVKRVGLGAGRPLLAINPRATLKHLMDQRRPLYAEVATATVVTDGRTPPELAAEIVALLKP
- the aroC gene encoding chorismate synthase — its product is MLRWLTAGESHGPALVAMLEGVPAGIEVTTREISDELARRRLGYGRGARMSFERDEVEVIGGLRHGVTLGSPVAIRVGNSEWPKWQTVMAADPVDPDELARQARNAPLTRPRPGHADLAGMQKYGHTDARPILERASARETAARVAVGTVAKALVKQALGIEIVSHVVELGPVAAKPGLRPRPEDAERIDADPLRCLDPEASARMVAEVDAAKKAADTLGGVVEVLAYGVPPGLGSHVQWDRKLDARLATALMSIQAIKGVEIGDGWQQARSRGSEAHDEIMPTATGVRRVTDRAGGLEGGITTGEPLRVKAAMKPISSLNRALATVDVTTGEPATAINQRSDVCAVPAAAVVAEAMVALVLAEAATEKFGGDSVAEIRRNLAGYLDALVIR
- a CDS encoding class I SAM-dependent methyltransferase, with the protein product MSVLDLGGRVDSWSKVPVRPKHVHVVNLEPLPAELPDWVEADHVDACELPPAILSRRYDLVFSNSVLEHVGGHERRRRMAEAIRTLAPRHWVQTPYRYFPVEPHWVAPGMQFLPVPARVAVARRWPLAYTPGKSWEQAMKQVLTTELIGRAEMRYLFPDSTIRAERMLGLTKSIIAVRTA